From the Acidobacteriaceae bacterium genome, the window GGCGCTGCGTGCGGGCGTGAGCCGCGTGGAAGGCATTGAGCTGGAGCTGACGGCGGTGGTCGAGCCGGTCGCGTCGGTCAGTGATGCGGAGATGTATGGCTTTGGTGTTGGAGCGATGGAGAGCGCGGCGATTCGCGTGTTGACGACGGCGGATCTTGGAAGAGTGGCGGAGACCGCGCGGAGAGAACTCAGGGTTTAGGAGGCCGATTGGCGAAGCCACGGTACGAGTTGTGGGGAGAATCAGTGCGGGAGCTAGGCGTTCTGGTTCTGGTCTTTGTCCCGTTGGATGTATTGGTAGAATATCTTCGGGTGGGCCAGCGTCCTGACCTTCACCACTGGTGGATCATTACCGGCTTTGCATTCGCCGGTCTTCTTCTGATGACGTTAGGTGTCGAAATTGAGAGGAGGTAGATCATGTGGTTGCCGCTGACGACATTTGGAATAATTTGCGCCGGGATGGTCATCTTCGGTTTTTACGACAAAGCGAAGTATCGTGCGGCGCATCCGGAGGAGTTTTCGGAGAAGAAGCGCTGAGCTGACTTTGATTTCTGACCTTTGAGAAGACGCCCCGTGTGGGGCGTTTTGCTTTGAATGGCGTGGCCAATGGCTGCGCCGGTTGCTTTTTAAGCGAGAGGAGAGCGGATGGGTGTTGGAGCGGCGGTCAGGGAGATGTGGGATCGCGTGGCGGGAGTGAATGCAGAGCAGGATCAGGAGGGCGCGCGCAAGACAGTGAGCGCGCCGCTGGTGGGGTCGATCTTTTCGCCGATCCGTGGCGGTACGCCGGTGAATACGCTGCCGAAGCCGACCGCGGTAAATCTTCGCAGGTTTGCAGAGATGCCGGCAGCCCGGCGCGCGATCAACTGCATCAAGGACAAGATCGCGTGCATGGAGTGGCGGCTGGAGACGAAGCCGGATGCGGGCGAGGAGGGTGCAGAGACCCGTGCAGATCGAGCGCGTGCGCTGCGGCGGGCGTTCGAGACGCCGAACGAGACAGACAGCTTCCGCACCTTTATCGAGCAGGTGATCGAAGACGTGCTGGTGGGTGGATTCGGCGCGGCGGAGGTTGAGGTCACGAATGATCCTGCATCGCCGGTGCGGTTGTATCCGGTGGATGGCGCGACGATCAAGATCAACTCGCAATGGAATGGCGATCCTGCGCAGCCGCGCTATGAGCAGGTGACAGGGCGGCTCGGCAAGGACGTGGCTCTGCCGTTGTTAGACGCGGAGCTGATGTACGTGCGGCTGAATCCGCGCACGCACACGCCGTTTGGGTTGGGGAAGATCGAGGTTGCGTT encodes:
- a CDS encoding phage portal protein, with amino-acid sequence MGVGAAVREMWDRVAGVNAEQDQEGARKTVSAPLVGSIFSPIRGGTPVNTLPKPTAVNLRRFAEMPAARRAINCIKDKIACMEWRLETKPDAGEEGAETRADRARALRRAFETPNETDSFRTFIEQVIEDVLVGGFGAAEVEVTNDPASPVRLYPVDGATIKINSQWNGDPAQPRYEQVTGRLGKDVALPLLDAELMYVRLNPRTHTPFGLGKIEVAFETISQFLQAHRYAGRLAANSVVQYALWMQDRTPEQHERLIQWWQDEVEGTGRVPVMSSETVPQVLRFGGGTDADLRLQWQQFLLTMIANAFDLPAMLLGVSGDVNRSTASEFAEEAFNNAVVPLAKLIADHLTRDVILKRLGWDDLRFVWNELDSRDESTEVQIQLELLKAGVLTVEEVRTMRGLPALTAPAQEQ